From a region of the Megalops cyprinoides isolate fMegCyp1 chromosome 13, fMegCyp1.pri, whole genome shotgun sequence genome:
- the cops2 gene encoding COP9 signalosome complex subunit 2 isoform X1: protein MSDMEDDFMCDDEEDYDLEEYSEDSNSEPNVDLENQYYNSKALKEDDPKAALSSFQKVLELEGEKGEWGFKALKQMIKINFKLTNFPEMMNRYKQLLTYIRSAVTRNYSEKSINSILDYISTSKQMDLLQEFYETTLEALKDAKNDRLWFKTNTKLGKLYLEREEYGKLQKILRQLHQSCQTDDGEDDLKKGTQLLEIYALEIQMYTAQKNNKKLKALYEQSLHIKSAIPHPLIMGVIRECGGKMHLREGEFEKAHTDFFEAFKNYDESGSPRRTTCLKYLVLANMLMKSGINPFDSQEAKPYKNDPEILAMTNLVSAYQNNDITEFEKILKTNHSNIMDDPFIREHIEELLRNIRTQVLIKLIKPYTRIHIPFISKELNIDVADVESLLVQCILDNTIHGRIDQVNQLLELDHQKRGGARYTALDKWTHQLNSLNQAIVSKLA from the exons ATGTCTGACATGGAGGATGACTTTATGTGCGACGATGAAGAAGATTATGACCTG GAGGAATACTCAGAAGACAGCAATTCCGAGCCCAATGTGGACTTGGAAAACCAGTACTACAATTCCAAAGCATTGAAGGAAGATGACCCGAAAGCAGCGCTTAGCAGCTTCCAGAAG GTGCTGGAGCTCGAAGGTGAAAAGGGGGAGTGGGGATTTAAAGCACTGAAGCagatgataaaaataaactttaaactg ACAAACTTCCCTGAAATGATGAACAGATACAAGCAGCTGCTCACTTACATCCGGAGTGCTGTCACAAGGAACTATTCAGAGAAATCCATCAACTCCATTCTTGACTACATCTCCACCTCAAAACAG ATGGACCTTCTGCAGGAATTCTATGAAACCACCTTGGAGGCATTAAAGGATGCAAAAAATGACAGGCTGTggttcaaaacaaacacaaag CTTGGAAAACTGTATTTAGAGCGGGAAGAGTATGGAAAGCTTCAGAAGATACTCAGACAGTTGCACCAGTCTTGCCAG ACTGATGATGGGGAAGATGACTTAAAGAAGGGCACCCAGCTACTGGAGATATATGCTTTGGAAATTCAGATGTATACAGCACAGAAGAACAACAAGAAGTTAAAAGCCCTCTACGAACAGTCGCTGCACATCAAATCTGCCATCCCCCACCCACTTATCATGGGTGTGATCAGAG AATGTGGAGGTAAAATGCACTTAAGAGAAGGAGAATTTGAGAAGGCTCACACGGATTTCTTTGAGGCTTTCAAAAATTACGATGAATCAGGAAGTCCCCGACGTACCACTTGTTTGAAGTACCTGGTTTTGGCCAACATGCTGATGAAGTCAGGAATAAACCCGTTTGACTCGCAGGAG GCTAAGCCCTATAAAAATGACCCAGAGATCCTTGCAATGACAAACTTAGTAAG TGCCTACCAGAATAATGACATCACCGAGTTTGAGAAAATTctaaaaacaaatcacagtaACATAATGGATGACCCCTTTATAAGGGAGCACATTGAGG AACTGTTGCGGAACATCAGAACACAAGTGCTTATCAAGTTAATCAAGCCTTACACTAGAATACACATACCATTTATTTCAAAG gagTTGAACATTGATGTCGCAGATGTAGAGAGCTTGCTGGTGCAGTGCATATTGGACAA CACTATTCATGGCCGGATCGACCAAGTCAACCAACTGCTGGAGCTAGACCACCAGAAGAGGGGAGGGGCCAGATACACCGCTTTAGATAAATGGACCCATCAGCTGAATTCCCTCAATCAGGCCATTGTTAGCAAGCTGGCTTAA
- the galk2 gene encoding N-acetylgalactosamine kinase: protein MSAHSPKLQVHLNERLQKLKEIFIQKFGEVPLFYACAPGRVNLIGEHIDYCGYAVLPMAIEQNILAAVSVNETQDIQLANTNPQYTDFTVSTGDIKIDRANPQWQYYFLCGVKGVQEHLGLSALAGMRCVVDGTVPASSGLSSSSALVCCAGLLTVEANRKSLSKVVLAETCARSERYIGTEGGGMDQSISFLAEEGTAKLIEFNPLRATDAKLPDEAVFVIANCCVEMNKAATSHFNIRVVECRIATKLLAKSRGLDWSRLLKLGEVQAELAASLEEMAQIVEEVLHPEPYSREEICQRLGITLESLCSDILSPNTQHVTHFKLYQRAKHVYGEAARVLQFRAVCERAADGAVRRLGELMRESHASCRDLYECSCPELDQLVDACLRSGAAGSRLTGAGWGGCVVSMVPADRLDSFLLKVRESYYRPDARRAALEKQSLFVTKPGGGAAILFEA from the exons ATGTCTGCACATTCGCCAAAGTTGCAGGTTCATCTTAATGAAAG GTTGCAGAAattgaaagaaatatttatcCAGAAGTTCGGCGAAGTACCTCTGTTTTATGCATGTGCTCCTGGACGCGTGAATTTAATTG GGGAGCACATTGACTACTGTGGGTATGCTGTTCTTCCGATGGCAATTGAGCAAAATATTCTTGCTGCAGTCTCAGTGAACGAGACTCAAGACATACAGCTGGCAAATACAAATCCCCAATACAC TGATTTCACCGTATCTACCGGAGACATCAAGATTGACAGAGCAAACCCCCAATGgcaatattattttctttgtggaGTTAAAGGAGTACAG GAGCACCTGGGCCTAAGCGCCCTGGCCGGGATGCGGTGCGTGGTCGACGGGACGGTGCCTGCCAGCTCCGGCCTGTCCAGCTCCAGCGCCCTGGTGTGCTGCGCAGGTCTCCTCACTGTTGAGGCCAACCGCAAGTCTTTGTCAAAG GTGGTACTTGCTGAGACCTGTGCCCGCAGTGAACGCTACATTGGCACAGAAGGAGGTGGCATGGACCAGTCCATCTCCTTCTTGGCAGAGGAAGGAACT GCAAAGCTTATAGAGTTCAACCCTCTGCGGGCGACAGACGCGAAGCTCCCAGATGAGGCCGTGTTCGTGATTGCCAACTGTTGTGTGGAAATGAACAAGGCAGCCACGTCTCACTTCAACATCAGGGTTGTGGAGTGCCGGATAGCCACAAAG CTGCTGGCCAAGAGCAGAGGCCTGGACTGGAGCAGGCTGCTGAAGCTGGGCGAGGTGCAGGCAGAGCTAGCGGCCTCGCTGGAGGAGATGGCGCAGATCGTGGAGGAGGTGCTACACCCGGAGCCGTACAGCCGGGAGGAAATCTGTCAGCGcctgggcatcaccctcgaAAGCCTCTGCAGTGACATTCTGAGTCCCAACACACAGCACG TGACGCACTTCAAGCTGTACCAGCGCGCCAAGCACGTGTACGGCGAGGCGGCGCGGGTGCTGCAGTTCAGGGCGGTGTGCGAGCGGGCGGCGGACGGCGCCGTGCGGCGGCTCGGGGAGCTGATGCGGGAGAGCCACGCCAGCTGCAGGGACCTGTACGAGTGCAGCTGCCCGGAGCTGGACCAGCTGGTGGACGCGTGCCT ACGGTCGGGTGCCGCGGGCTCTCGGCTGACCGGAGCAGGCTGGGGCGGCTGCGTGGTGTCCATGGTGCCCGCGGACAGGCTGGACTCCTTCCTCCTGAAAGTGCGGGAGTCATATTACCGGCCCGACGCTCGCCGCGCAGCTCTGGAAAAACAGAGTTTGTTTGTCACTAAGCCCGGTGGGGGAGCCGCTATTCTTTTTGAGGCTTAA
- the cops2 gene encoding COP9 signalosome complex subunit 2 isoform X2 — MSDMEDDFMCDDEEDYDLEYSEDSNSEPNVDLENQYYNSKALKEDDPKAALSSFQKVLELEGEKGEWGFKALKQMIKINFKLTNFPEMMNRYKQLLTYIRSAVTRNYSEKSINSILDYISTSKQMDLLQEFYETTLEALKDAKNDRLWFKTNTKLGKLYLEREEYGKLQKILRQLHQSCQTDDGEDDLKKGTQLLEIYALEIQMYTAQKNNKKLKALYEQSLHIKSAIPHPLIMGVIRECGGKMHLREGEFEKAHTDFFEAFKNYDESGSPRRTTCLKYLVLANMLMKSGINPFDSQEAKPYKNDPEILAMTNLVSAYQNNDITEFEKILKTNHSNIMDDPFIREHIEELLRNIRTQVLIKLIKPYTRIHIPFISKELNIDVADVESLLVQCILDNTIHGRIDQVNQLLELDHQKRGGARYTALDKWTHQLNSLNQAIVSKLA, encoded by the exons ATGTCTGACATGGAGGATGACTTTATGTGCGACGATGAAGAAGATTATGACCTG GAATACTCAGAAGACAGCAATTCCGAGCCCAATGTGGACTTGGAAAACCAGTACTACAATTCCAAAGCATTGAAGGAAGATGACCCGAAAGCAGCGCTTAGCAGCTTCCAGAAG GTGCTGGAGCTCGAAGGTGAAAAGGGGGAGTGGGGATTTAAAGCACTGAAGCagatgataaaaataaactttaaactg ACAAACTTCCCTGAAATGATGAACAGATACAAGCAGCTGCTCACTTACATCCGGAGTGCTGTCACAAGGAACTATTCAGAGAAATCCATCAACTCCATTCTTGACTACATCTCCACCTCAAAACAG ATGGACCTTCTGCAGGAATTCTATGAAACCACCTTGGAGGCATTAAAGGATGCAAAAAATGACAGGCTGTggttcaaaacaaacacaaag CTTGGAAAACTGTATTTAGAGCGGGAAGAGTATGGAAAGCTTCAGAAGATACTCAGACAGTTGCACCAGTCTTGCCAG ACTGATGATGGGGAAGATGACTTAAAGAAGGGCACCCAGCTACTGGAGATATATGCTTTGGAAATTCAGATGTATACAGCACAGAAGAACAACAAGAAGTTAAAAGCCCTCTACGAACAGTCGCTGCACATCAAATCTGCCATCCCCCACCCACTTATCATGGGTGTGATCAGAG AATGTGGAGGTAAAATGCACTTAAGAGAAGGAGAATTTGAGAAGGCTCACACGGATTTCTTTGAGGCTTTCAAAAATTACGATGAATCAGGAAGTCCCCGACGTACCACTTGTTTGAAGTACCTGGTTTTGGCCAACATGCTGATGAAGTCAGGAATAAACCCGTTTGACTCGCAGGAG GCTAAGCCCTATAAAAATGACCCAGAGATCCTTGCAATGACAAACTTAGTAAG TGCCTACCAGAATAATGACATCACCGAGTTTGAGAAAATTctaaaaacaaatcacagtaACATAATGGATGACCCCTTTATAAGGGAGCACATTGAGG AACTGTTGCGGAACATCAGAACACAAGTGCTTATCAAGTTAATCAAGCCTTACACTAGAATACACATACCATTTATTTCAAAG gagTTGAACATTGATGTCGCAGATGTAGAGAGCTTGCTGGTGCAGTGCATATTGGACAA CACTATTCATGGCCGGATCGACCAAGTCAACCAACTGCTGGAGCTAGACCACCAGAAGAGGGGAGGGGCCAGATACACCGCTTTAGATAAATGGACCCATCAGCTGAATTCCCTCAATCAGGCCATTGTTAGCAAGCTGGCTTAA